A region from the Lolium perenne isolate Kyuss_39 chromosome 4, Kyuss_2.0, whole genome shotgun sequence genome encodes:
- the LOC127321516 gene encoding uncharacterized protein isoform X3, giving the protein MLVQAWRRFWYDLVKSAKSRVQIQIEWFKVLQIDQDLVRSDFVELNQELGNEFLNETSWGMFGLYYGDNRERQLLSCDTLIPLLDASNSGEEEEVELDKDFIYIVGILILMELKKYRDK; this is encoded by the exons atgttggtccaagcatggagaag attctggtacgatcttgtaaaatccgccaaatctcgtgtgcagatccaaatcgagtggttcaaagttctgcagatag atcaagatctggtcagatctgactttgtcgaattaaatcaggagcttggaaacgaatttttgaatgaaaccagttgg gggatgtttggtttatactatggtgataaccgagagaggcaattgctaagttgtgatactctcatacctttactag acgcgagcaattccggagaagaagaagaagtggaattggacaaggattttatttatattgttgggattcttatattgatggagttgaagaagtacagggacaaataa
- the LOC127321516 gene encoding uncharacterized protein isoform X2 — protein sequence MQVHVGPSMEKVELSSDLKFLSKIQIEWFKVLQIDQDLVRSDFVELNQELGNEFLNETSWGMFGLYYGDNRERQLLSCDTLIPLLDASNSGEEEEVELDKDFIYIVGILILMELKKYRDK from the exons atgcaggtgcatgttggtccaagcatggagaaggttgagctatcctcagatctgaagttcttgagcaaa atccaaatcgagtggttcaaagttctgcagatag atcaagatctggtcagatctgactttgtcgaattaaatcaggagcttggaaacgaatttttgaatgaaaccagttgg gggatgtttggtttatactatggtgataaccgagagaggcaattgctaagttgtgatactctcatacctttactag acgcgagcaattccggagaagaagaagaagtggaattggacaaggattttatttatattgttgggattcttatattgatggagttgaagaagtacagggacaaataa